A window of Fibrobacter sp. genomic DNA:
GCAGGGGGATTTTTCTCAGGTTGCTCGTCTTGGAAAGTACAAGATTTCCGTGATGGATGCAAAGGGAAACTCCCTGGCGGAATCCCATGACTTCGAGATTTCGGACAGGATGGTGGTAAACCAGCTGGCCATGACCCTCAAGTCGTTCTATTTCCAGCGCTCCGGTGTGGAACTGCCTGCCGACAAGGCCGGAAAATGGGCAAGGCCCGCCGCCCATCTGGACGACCATCTGGAATTTCACTCCAGCATGAACCGCTCGGGAACCTGGAACGCCCACGGCGGCTGGTACGACGCCGGCGACTACGGGAAGTACATCGTGAACGGGGGCGTTTCTCTCGGGACCTTGCTCCTGGCCGCTGAACTGGCAGCTGACCATGCTACGACTCATACCGAAGGGGGACTTTTTCACGGTGGCTCTTTCCGTATGAACTTGCTGGAAGAAATCCGTTTTGAGCTGGATTTCTTTTTGCGCATGCAGGACGATGACGGTGGCGTGTTTTTCAAGGTTTCGCCTATCCGCTGGGACGGCTTTGTTTCGCCCACACAGTCAGATGCCAATCAGAAACGCCAGATTCTAGGCAAGTCCACCACCTCGACGCTGAACTTTGCAGGGGTGATGGCCCATGCTCATCGGGTGTTCAGGCAGGCTTATCCAGCCTATGCCAAGACCTGCCTCACGGCTGCGCTCCGGGCTTACCGCTGGGCCATCGAGAATCCCGATGTTACCTACCCGCACAATACCGAAGGAAGCGGCGGCTACGGCGATGAACGGTATGACGACGAGTTTTTCTGGACCCGGGCCATGCTGTTCCGTGAGTTGCCCCAGGGGGCGGATCAGGCTGGACTTTCCAAGGCGGAGCTTTTGCAGGCGCTGGAATCGGACATAAAAAAGTGCCCGGTCCAGATGGGGCTTTCCTGGCGGGATACCGACAACTTCGGCTGGATTGCCCTTGCCCTGCAGGATAGCGATTCTGCTATGCAGGCCAAGGCCCGCTGTGCTCTGGTAAGCGCCGCCGACGCTATCGTGGAACGCTGTTCCGCCGATGCTTACGGTCTTTCTCTGGAAAAGTTCGTGTGGGGCTCCAACGGTGAGATTGCAAACCACGGGCTCACCCTCCTGATTGCAAACCTCTGGAATCCGGATCCGTGCTATACGGAAATCGCCCGCGGTATGCTGGACTTTATCTACGGAAAGAACCCGGTGAACTGCTGTTTCGTGACCGGCGCCGCCCACAGTTCTCCAAAATTCCCGCACCACCGCATTTGCCATTCCGATGGGGTAGAAGACCCGATTCCGGGCCTTGTGGTGGGCGGCATCAACGCCGACAGACAGGACCTGCACCGTTTCCCGCATTATCCGGGCCCACAGCCGGGACTTTCCTATACCGACGAACGCTGTTCTTTTGCCAGCAACGAGACCGCCATCAACTGGAATGCTCCCTTGGTGGCCCTGCTGTCACTATTGGCCTGATTCCCCGAGCCTCGAACCTCGAGCCTCAAACCTTCTTTATTTCGCCGGGCTTTAAATCGCCCAGGGTGTACTTGTCGAACTGGATGCGCATAAGGCGCATGACTTCGTAACCCAAGTGGTCGAGCATGCGGCGGATTTCGCGGTTTTTGCCTTCAGATAGGGTGATTTCAAGCCAGCAGTTCTTTTCGCCAACGCTCGCGATGGCTGCGCGCTCGGCATGCATGAATTCTTCGCTTTCGCCGAAGATGCGGGGCGGGACGTTGAAGCCCGCTTCCATTTTCGCAAGGTCGTCAGCGGTGGGGTGGCCTTTGACCTGCACATGGTAGATTTTGAGATGTTGCTTCGGGCCTGGATCCTTCGACTCCGTTTCACTCCGCTCAGGATGACACATTGTTGAACCTCCGCTTAGCAATGCGTCGGCCCATTGCGTATCATTCGTAAACAGCAGCAGGCCTTCGCTGGCGGCATCGAGGCGGCCTACCGGCGATATGTGCGGTACGGGCCTGCCGGGGAACATCTTGGCGTATTCTTCGCGGAACAAGTCCATCACGGTCTTTCGGCCCTTCTCGTCGCTTGCAGTAGTGACGATTCCGCGGGGCTTGTTCATGGCGAAATACACGAACTCGCTTGCGGTGACGGGCGTGCCGTCCACAAGGATTTCGTCGTTCTCGTAGGCGGGCGTTTCGGGGTCGCGCACGATTTTATCACGCAAAGAAACCCGGCCCCCGCGGACCAGGTTTTCTGCTTGGCTTCTGCTGCAAAAACCGCGCTTGGAAATCACGCGGGCAACTCCGTGAGGTTTAATCCTGTTGTTTTGATGGTTCGTGCTCATCTAAATTGTCATGCCCGCCTCCGGGCGGGCACCTCCCTTTGTTGGTTTGAAATGGAGATTCCCGCCTTCGCGGGAATGACATAACCAGTGATTTACTTCCCGAGATATGCCTTGATGTTTTTGAGGCATTTTGCGTTTTGCGCTTCGGTTCCGACGGTAATGCGGAGCACGTCGCCCATGGCAGGCTGCGGGCGGATGATGGTGCCCTTCGCCTGCAGGAACTTGAATGCGTCCATGGGGTCCTTGAAACCGCCGACGGCGATGAAGTTCGCATGGCTATCCACATAGGGAAGGCCCAATTCCTTGAAACCGGCCTTGAGCTGGTCGAGGCCCTTCTTGTTCATTTCACGAACCTGGTTCACGAATTCCTGGTCGTCGAGGGCGCCGATGGCGGCCGCCTGGGCGATGCTGTTCACGTTGAATGGTTCGCGGATGCGGTTGATGAGGCCGACGATTTCGGGGCGGGTGATGCAGTAGCCCACGCGCAGCCCCGCGAGTCCGTAAATCTTGCTGAAGGTGCGGCAGCAGATGATGTTCCTGCCGGCATCGATGCGGCTCTTGAAATCCGGGACGAGCTCCGGCGTGTCTTCGATGAATTCGGTGTAGGCTTCGTCCATCACGAGCACGCAGGTTTCGGGCAGGCTGTCGGCGAAGTCGAGGATTTCCTTGGCGGTGAGGTCGGAGCCCGTCGGGTTGTTCGGGTTGGCGAGGAACACGATACGGGTCTTCTCGTTCACGGCGGCGCGCATGGCGTTGAGGTCGTAGTTGTAGGCGGGGGCCGGCATGTCGACTTCCACAATCTTCGCGTTCATGGCCATGGTGGCGAGCTTATACACGGCAAAGCTGTGCTTGCCCATCACGGCTTCGCAGCCTTCGCCGAGGAACACCTGGGCAATCATGTCCAAAAGTTCGTTGCTGCCGTTACCCACGGCAATCTGTTCGCGCTTCACGCCGCGGAACTCTGCAATACTCCCGATGAGGTCGTAGCTGCCACCGTCCGGGTAGAGGTTCACTTCTTCCAGGGCCTTGCGGGCCTCTTCCATGCCCTTCGGGCTCGGGCCTACGGGGTTTTCATTACTCGCGAGCTTGTCCACGTCTTTCGGGTCGAGGCCGAATTCGCGGGCGGTGTAGGCGATGGGTTTGCCGGTCACATAGACGGGCTGCTTCAAGATGTGCTGTTGTGCGAGTTCGTTAATATCCATGGTAAATAGTGGCTTTGAGGTTTGAGGTCGGTCGCCTTCGGCTCCCTTTGAGGTATGAGGTTTGTGTTTGATCTCAAAGCGAGATTTCCGGTGACCTTTTGTTCTTTGTTTTGTTGAAAAATAGCAAAAGCGCGGCGAAAAATATATATTTCACGTATGAACAAGTCGTTTTTCAAGTTTTTCTTTATCGGTCTCGCCGCAGTATTCTTCGCGGCCTGTTCCACATCGACGGTTTCCAGCGATGATGACGAAGATTTAAAATCGTCTTCAAGTGCAGAATCATCTAGCGAAACAGTAAAGAGCATCTACGAAGCGGTTGACGAATCTGGCCTGTACACGACCAAGGATTCTGTGGCCGCATACCTGTGCAAGTTCGACAAGTTACCCGCGAACTATGTCGGCAAGAGTGAAGGCAAAAAGCTTTACGAGTCGAAGACGGGCAACACCTTTGATAAGTGGAATTTCAACCCGTGGACCACAATCGGCGTGATGATTGGCGGCGACAACTTTGACAATTTCGCTTCCAACCCGGACAATTACCACGCAACATTGCCCGAAGGTTCTTACCACGAAGCCGACGTGGATTATTCCGGCGCAAATCGCGGAACCAAGCGGCTTGTTTACCAGCCGGACTGTGTAATCTACTATACTGCAGACCACTACGATTCTTTTACTAAGCTAGAAGTGCGCTAGTATCATGGCCACACGAAGGTGCTGTTCAGGTCCTTCTCGCCGTTATCGACGAGGATGTCCTGGCCGGTGCAGTTCTTGTTCACCACCGTCAGGAACCATA
This region includes:
- a CDS encoding rRNA pseudouridine synthase, whose protein sequence is MSTNHQNNRIKPHGVARVISKRGFCSRSQAENLVRGGRVSLRDKIVRDPETPAYENDEILVDGTPVTASEFVYFAMNKPRGIVTTASDEKGRKTVMDLFREEYAKMFPGRPVPHISPVGRLDAASEGLLLFTNDTQWADALLSGGSTMCHPERSETESKDPGPKQHLKIYHVQVKGHPTADDLAKMEAGFNVPPRIFGESEEFMHAERAAIASVGEKNCWLEITLSEGKNREIRRMLDHLGYEVMRLMRIQFDKYTLGDLKPGEIKKV
- a CDS encoding histidinol-phosphate transaminase, which gives rise to MDINELAQQHILKQPVYVTGKPIAYTAREFGLDPKDVDKLASNENPVGPSPKGMEEARKALEEVNLYPDGGSYDLIGSIAEFRGVKREQIAVGNGSNELLDMIAQVFLGEGCEAVMGKHSFAVYKLATMAMNAKIVEVDMPAPAYNYDLNAMRAAVNEKTRIVFLANPNNPTGSDLTAKEILDFADSLPETCVLVMDEAYTEFIEDTPELVPDFKSRIDAGRNIICCRTFSKIYGLAGLRVGYCITRPEIVGLINRIREPFNVNSIAQAAAIGALDDQEFVNQVREMNKKGLDQLKAGFKELGLPYVDSHANFIAVGGFKDPMDAFKFLQAKGTIIRPQPAMGDVLRITVGTEAQNAKCLKNIKAYLGK
- a CDS encoding glycoside hydrolase family 9 protein gives rise to the protein MKFSIRHNHVGYEPKAPKVFLLACDTPENPLKEMSPWFQVTDESGTVVADGQMSEKGSCKYTDEFLWQGDFSQVARLGKYKISVMDAKGNSLAESHDFEISDRMVVNQLAMTLKSFYFQRSGVELPADKAGKWARPAAHLDDHLEFHSSMNRSGTWNAHGGWYDAGDYGKYIVNGGVSLGTLLLAAELAADHATTHTEGGLFHGGSFRMNLLEEIRFELDFFLRMQDDDGGVFFKVSPIRWDGFVSPTQSDANQKRQILGKSTTSTLNFAGVMAHAHRVFRQAYPAYAKTCLTAALRAYRWAIENPDVTYPHNTEGSGGYGDERYDDEFFWTRAMLFRELPQGADQAGLSKAELLQALESDIKKCPVQMGLSWRDTDNFGWIALALQDSDSAMQAKARCALVSAADAIVERCSADAYGLSLEKFVWGSNGEIANHGLTLLIANLWNPDPCYTEIARGMLDFIYGKNPVNCCFVTGAAHSSPKFPHHRICHSDGVEDPIPGLVVGGINADRQDLHRFPHYPGPQPGLSYTDERCSFASNETAINWNAPLVALLSLLA